In one Rutidosis leptorrhynchoides isolate AG116_Rl617_1_P2 chromosome 8, CSIRO_AGI_Rlap_v1, whole genome shotgun sequence genomic region, the following are encoded:
- the LOC139864330 gene encoding SNF2 domain-containing protein CLASSY 3-like codes for MSFLESPVRKRTRLQWDLYYQVLYLYLLLLGIGRSKESCRSMRRKHDEANKVNRPVVDELQVTIRHENNESDGVKEMNDIKLTTVLGKNENCSSENPFEVGAHTYPICLLKDSDTDYKYVHDEQEESTRRSSEESYSSSDSSSDSDDMNVPEEQEESSNCSTEESREFKIENEGDSSASSFKTGIRTNPIYLSDDSDSDDISVLNDEEADESASSTEADSFQSTSYELISSSESESDDSDDSTFSPLKKSSKQSTLQKQSKSNTKKDQKATNKSSGIDANEKTNAEDKLKKSSTKGSFQSTKDERSSSSDTKEMKNVKANLKGHYEKFDKSNGAKYQESVKRGRKDKVGSVEAILNSITRNVDDHDEKGIKYIFRFDDSDDESSIKKDYYDLEAERLFEDMEFAFTCDEMDSYKTHMVENREEDDYNEGIDLCERGEHDVYFDEQIGLRCRLCGTVVLESKHVIPKLANYAPDRSRRRQRFDHEQHMSGLGNVSFEDSDWDPVDVCKQAKGTVFELVPISIRRYLYPHQLEGFKFLWENLAGTIELSGLTKLGNGGGCIISHAPGTGKTLLTIAFIESFIKKFPKCRPVIVAPASILSIWEAEFEKWKVGTSFMNLKNSESLKTEMINGYSGRSKDLIRAIKIKSWCNGGSVLGISYNLYTKLAGNSNIGNPNVEKMGHVLLDMPGLVVLDEGHTARNKNSNIWNALVKIKTKNRVILSGTLFQNNIREFFNSLQLVRPETAMKVMKNKAFADMRRQQRKMKTKSQDESLPLEDIMKLKVIISPFFHVHKGQILESKLPGLKKSVIFLNPRPLQKGVIDKFEISLAKQKQNLDYEHKVSLLSVHPSLILSCGLTEEEKRLINKKELEKLKLNPDAGVKTRFVMELIRLSISLNEKVLIFSQFIDPLELLKDQTVLAFGWNFGREIMLIEGKINHNLRQTIMDDFNDPKSEIKVLLASTKCCSEGIHLYGASRVVLLDVVWNPSVETQAISRAYRLGQKKVVYTYNLMATGTEEDKYDKQVKKRRLADLLFSSSVEAGGEPRRKVNVEDKILAQMVDHQELQEIFNKIRYPEEVD; via the exons ATGAGCTTCCTTGAATCACCTGTTAGGAAAAGAACTCGTCTTCAATGGGACCTTTATTATCAAG tcttatatttatatcttttactTTTAGGTATTGGAAGATCTAAAGAATCTTGTAGATCAATGAGAAGAAAACATGATGAAGCAAACAAAGTTAACAGACCAGTGGTTGATGAGCTTCAAGTGACAATTAGACATGAAAATAATG AGAGTGATGGTGTAAAGGAAATGAATGACATTAAACTCACAACAGTCTTAGGGAAGAACGAAAACTGCAGTTCAGAAAATCCTTTTGAAGTCGGGGCTCATACATACCCAATTTGCTTATTGAAGGACTCGGATACAGATTATAAATATGTACATGATGAACAAGAAG AATCAACTCGCCGTTCATCAGAAGAATCGTATTCAAGTTCAGATTCAAGTTCAGATTCAGATGATATGAATGTACCTGAAGAACAAGAAG AATCATCTAATTGCTCTACAGAAGAGAGCAGGGAATTCAAGATCGAGAACGAAGGCGACAGTTCAGCAAGTTCTTTTAAAACTGGCATTCGTACGAACCCAATTTACTTATCAGATGACTCAGATTCAGATGATATATCAGTACTCAATGATGAAG AGGCTGATGAAAGTGCAAGTAGTACCGAAGCAGACTCGTTTCAGTCTACTTCATATGAGTTGATTAGTTCTAGTGAAAGTGAGAGTGATGACTCAGATGATTCTACTTTTTCACCATTAAAAAAAAGTTCGAAGCAGTCCACACTTCAGAAGCAATCTAAATCAAACACGaaaaaggatcaaaaagcaacgaaCAAATCAAGTGGTATCGATGCTAATGAAAAAACAAACGCAGAAGATAAATTGAAAAAAAGTAGCACTAAAG GCTCATTTCAGTCAACAAAAGACGAGCGATCTAGCTCTAGTGATACAAAGGAGATGAAAAATGTAAAAGCCAACTTAAAGGGTCATTACGagaaatttgataaatcaaatggtGCCAAATATCAAGAATCTGTAAAGAGAGGGAGAAAAGATAAAGTTGGCTCAGTAGAAGCTATTTTGAATTCGATTACTAGAAATGTAGACGATCATGATGAAAAGGGGATTAAATACATATTCAGATTTGATGATAGTGACGACGAGTCTTCGATTAAAAAAGATTATTATGACTTAGAAGCCGAACGCTTGTTTGAAGATATGGAATTTGCCTTCACTTGTGATGAAATGGATTCCTACAAAACTCACATG GTTGAAAATCGAGAGGAAGATGATTATAACGAGGGTATTGACCTTTGCGAAAGAGGGGAGCATGATGTTTATTTTGATGAGCAAATAGGCTTGAGGTGCCGTTTATGTGGGACCGTTGTTCTCGAGAGCAAACATGTGATACCAAAGCTA GCGAACTATGCACCTGATAGGTCAAGACGAAGACAACGTTTTGATCATGAACAACATATGTCTGGTCTTGGAAACGTGTCTTTTGAAGATTCGGACTGGGACCCGGTTGATGTTTGCAAGCAAGCTAAAGGAACAGTTTTTGAGCTTGTTCCTATTAGCATTCGAAGATATTTGTATCCCCATCAACTCGAAGGGTTCAAGTTTTTGTGGGAAAATTTGGCGGGAACAATCGAGCTTTCGGGGTTAACGAAACTCGGCAATGGTGGTGGTTGTATCATCTCGCATGCTCCGGGAACTGGTAAAACCCTTTTGACTATCGCGTTTATCGAGTCGTTTATTAAAAAGTTTCCCAAATGTCGCCCGGTTATAGTTGCTCCTGCGAGTATCCTTTCAATTTGGGAAGCTGAATTCGAGAAATGGAAAGTTGGGACTTCGTTTATGAATCTTAAAAACTCTGAATCTTTGAAAACTGAGATGATAAATGGTTATTCGGGACGTAGTAAAGATTTGATTCGTGCAATAAAGATTAAGTCTTGGTGTAATGGTGGAAGTGTTCTTGGAATAAGCTACAATTTGTATACAAAACTAGCTGGGAATTCGAATATAGGTAACCCGAATGTTGAAAAAATGGGACATGTTTTGCTTGATATGCCTGGATTAGTTGTTCTTGATGAAGGACACACAGCCCGTAACAAAAATAGCAACATTTGGAATGCGCTAGTGAAGATCAAGACCAAAAACCGCGTGATTTTATCTGGAACCCTATTTCAGAACAATATTAGGGAGTTTTTTAATAGTCTTCAGTTAGTAAGGCCTGAAACAGCGATGAAGGTTATGAAAAATAAAGCGTTTGCAGATATGAGGCGACAACAAAGGAAGATGAAAACAAAAAGTCAAGATGAATCATTGCCTTTAGAAGATATAATGAAGCTGAAAGTGATCATATCACCTTTTTTTCATGTTCATAAAGGACAGATTCTTGAAAGTAAGCTTCCCGGGTTGAAAAAAAGTGTAATCTTTTTGAATCCACGTCCGTTACAAAAAGGTGTAATCGATAAGTTTGAAATCAGCTTGGCCAAACAGAAACAGAATTTAGACTATGAACATAAAGTTTCTTTGTTGTCTGTTCATCCATCTTTAATCCTCAGTTGCGGTCTAACGGAGGAAGAAAAAAGGTTAATTAACAAGAAAGAACTTGAAAAGTTAAAACTTAATCCTGATGCTGGTGTGAAAACGAGGTTTGTTATGGAGCTTATTCGCCTAAGTATTTCATTAAACGAAAAAGTTCTGATCTTTAGCCAATTTATCGATCCATTGGAGTTGTTGAAAGACCAAACTGTACTTGCTTTCGGTTGGAATTTTGGAAGGGAGATAATGCTCATAGAGGGTAAGATAAATCACAACCTCAGGCAAACTATCATGGATGATTTCAACGATCCAAAAAGTGAAATAAAAGTGTTGTTGGCATCTACTAAATGTTGTTCTGAAGGGATTCATCTTTATGGTGCGTCTCGGGTGGTCCTTTTGGATGTCGTTTGGAATCCATCCGTTGAAACGCAAGCTATTAGTAGAGCATATCGTTTGGGTCAAAAGAAAGTTGTGTACACGTACAATTTGATGGCAACGGGGACCGAAGAGGACAAATATGATAAGCAAGTTAAGAAAAGACGGTTAGCTGACTTGTTATTTTCGTCATCTGTTGAGGCCGGTGGTGAACCGAGGAGAAAGGTGAATGTGGAGGATAAGATCTTGGCACAAATGGTGGATCATCAAGAACTTCAAGAGATTTTCAACAAGATCAGGTACCCTGAAGAAGTTGATTGA